Proteins encoded by one window of bacterium:
- a CDS encoding AtpZ/AtpI family protein, whose translation MRRRPTQQERGRQLRDLGTYTTIPLMLIVGPALGYFLGTLAAGRWGRTPLFEACGAMLGLAASARQIWLLLSRK comes from the coding sequence TTGAGACGCCGCCCGACCCAACAGGAGCGCGGCCGCCAGCTGCGGGACTTGGGGACCTACACCACGATCCCGTTGATGCTGATCGTGGGGCCGGCCCTGGGCTACTTTTTGGGCACGCTGGCCGCGGGCCGCTGGGGCCGCACGCCGCTCTTCGAAGCTTGCGGCGCGATGCTGGGCCTCGCGGCGTCGGCCCGGCAGATCTGGTTGCTGTTGTCACGGAAGTGA